A genomic segment from Alteribacillus bidgolensis encodes:
- a CDS encoding carbon starvation CstA family protein: MITFLGAILLLIVGYIVYGKFVERVFLIDDKASTPAYTKRDNLDFVPMSWWKGNLIQLLNIAGLGPIYGAVAGALYGPVAFIWIVVGCIFAGAVHDYFSGMMSLRHNGAQFPSLVGRYLGKYAKAFINGVSLVLMILVAAAFTAGPAQLISQITSLSFIMSLSLIFAYFVIATILPVNRIIGRIYPLFGAILLIMAAAVAIALLFSEQPIPNVTVENLHPGELPVWPLLMVTISCGAISGFHSTQSPIIARTMKKESDGRKIFYGAMITEGVIALVWAAAGMTFFNGTTGLQGALDAGGPSGVVNAISTSLLGTIGGILAILTVVILPITTGDTALRSSRMILADVLAKFINMESKIKILFVSIPVAIPTFFLATIDYTFLWRYVGWTNQVVATFMLWTAAIFLLKHQKLHWICGVPAIFMTGVVCTYIFYAPEGLNLNYQLSMIIGFSLTSLVIVWYIAQIMKYKKKKQDSEASHAA; the protein is encoded by the coding sequence ATGATCACTTTTTTGGGAGCAATCCTTTTACTTATAGTTGGTTATATAGTGTATGGAAAATTCGTAGAACGAGTTTTTTTGATAGATGACAAAGCATCTACTCCGGCTTATACAAAAAGAGATAATTTAGATTTCGTTCCAATGAGCTGGTGGAAAGGTAATTTGATTCAATTATTAAATATTGCTGGTTTAGGACCCATTTATGGTGCGGTTGCGGGTGCGTTATATGGACCGGTTGCCTTTATTTGGATTGTCGTTGGGTGTATTTTTGCAGGTGCGGTTCATGATTATTTTTCTGGAATGATGTCTTTGCGCCATAATGGTGCTCAATTTCCTTCTCTAGTTGGACGGTATTTGGGGAAGTATGCGAAAGCTTTTATTAATGGGGTATCATTAGTTTTAATGATTTTAGTGGCTGCTGCGTTCACTGCCGGTCCTGCCCAATTAATTTCTCAAATTACATCGCTTAGTTTTATTATGTCCTTGTCTCTTATTTTTGCTTATTTTGTGATTGCCACGATTTTGCCGGTTAATCGAATCATTGGGCGCATTTATCCTCTTTTTGGGGCTATCTTGCTGATTATGGCGGCTGCCGTAGCGATTGCACTGCTGTTTTCTGAACAGCCGATACCAAACGTAACCGTCGAAAATTTACATCCTGGCGAATTGCCAGTTTGGCCGCTTCTTATGGTTACGATCTCATGCGGTGCCATTTCAGGTTTTCATAGTACACAGAGTCCTATTATAGCTCGCACGATGAAAAAAGAATCCGATGGCCGCAAGATTTTTTATGGTGCCATGATTACAGAAGGTGTGATTGCGCTTGTCTGGGCGGCTGCTGGAATGACGTTTTTCAATGGGACAACAGGCTTACAAGGAGCTCTTGATGCAGGAGGGCCTTCTGGCGTTGTTAACGCTATTTCAACGTCGCTGCTTGGAACAATCGGCGGAATCCTCGCGATCTTGACCGTAGTTATTTTACCGATCACAACAGGGGATACGGCCCTCCGTTCCTCTAGAATGATCTTAGCGGATGTGCTTGCGAAGTTTATTAATATGGAAAGTAAAATAAAAATATTGTTCGTTAGCATTCCTGTTGCGATTCCGACCTTTTTCTTAGCAACAATTGACTACACGTTTTTATGGAGATATGTGGGATGGACAAATCAAGTTGTGGCAACGTTTATGCTGTGGACCGCAGCGATATTTTTATTAAAACATCAGAAACTACACTGGATTTGCGGGGTCCCGGCTATTTTTATGACAGGTGTCGTTTGTACTTATATCTTTTATGCACCGGAAGGGTTAAACCTGAACTATCAGTTATCGATGATCATCGGATTCTCCCTGACGTCACTGGTCATCGTTTGGTATATAGCTCAAATAATGAAATATAAGAAGAAAAAGCAAGACAGCGAAGCATCTCATGCAGCATAG
- a CDS encoding haloacid dehalogenase type II, whose product MTEKKVFAFDVYGTLFDVLSIAKTCDEYFPGFGDAISAMWREKQIQYTFLRQAMGKYRPFSSVTRDALQFAAACYDKELTASQEDKLLEAYNSLELYPESKQVLQTLKDHQYLLLVFSNGSRDMLEPLLKQAGVDTYINHILSVDDVKQYKPSPASYQLILDNINYRRDKITFLSSNGWDISGAKAFGFTTAWINRFGQPVEKLQLTPDYTYTSLLPLMNW is encoded by the coding sequence ATGACGGAAAAAAAGGTATTTGCTTTTGATGTTTACGGTACCTTATTTGATGTTCTTTCTATAGCAAAAACATGTGACGAATATTTTCCCGGCTTTGGAGACGCTATTAGTGCGATGTGGAGAGAAAAACAAATTCAGTACACATTTTTGCGTCAGGCCATGGGAAAATACCGCCCGTTTTCTTCTGTAACAAGGGATGCCCTGCAATTTGCAGCAGCATGTTATGATAAAGAGCTTACGGCCTCACAAGAAGATAAACTCCTAGAAGCATACAATTCTCTAGAGCTCTATCCCGAAAGTAAACAAGTTTTACAAACGTTAAAAGATCACCAATATTTACTGCTAGTTTTTAGCAACGGCTCTCGTGATATGCTTGAACCGCTTTTAAAACAAGCTGGAGTCGATACATACATCAACCATATTTTGAGCGTGGATGACGTAAAACAATACAAACCATCACCCGCCTCTTACCAGTTGATTTTAGATAACATCAATTACCGCCGCGACAAAATAACTTTTTTATCAAGCAATGGCTGGGATATCAGCGGAGCAAAAGCTTTCGGATTTACAACTGCTTGGATTAACCGCTTCGGACAGCCCGTAGAAAAGCTTCAACTCACACCGGATTATACCTATACATCGTTGCTGCCGCTTATGAATTGGTGA
- a CDS encoding acyl-CoA thioesterase, with product MITYTEVEVKEEDIDEVGHVNNSVFVTYLEKGRGHWYREAGLSFADMAEQNLGTVVVRLDISFQKEARLGEQLRIKTKPVKIGRKSFTFEQTIMNEKEEGILEGTVVNVMFDKEARKSTAIAKEIIQCFP from the coding sequence TTGATAACTTATACCGAAGTGGAAGTCAAAGAAGAGGATATTGATGAAGTAGGTCATGTCAACAATAGTGTTTTTGTAACATACTTAGAAAAAGGACGCGGCCATTGGTATAGAGAGGCTGGCCTATCTTTTGCCGATATGGCAGAACAAAACTTAGGGACAGTAGTAGTAAGGTTAGACATCTCCTTTCAGAAAGAAGCAAGACTAGGAGAACAGCTGCGAATAAAAACGAAGCCAGTAAAGATAGGAAGAAAAAGCTTCACTTTTGAACAGACCATCATGAACGAAAAAGAAGAAGGGATATTAGAGGGTACTGTTGTTAACGTAATGTTTGATAAAGAAGCAAGAAAAAGTACAGCTATTGCTAAAGAAATCATTCAATGTTTCCCGTAA